In Setaria viridis chromosome 5, Setaria_viridis_v4.0, whole genome shotgun sequence, the genomic stretch gtaggggtggtaatggatcatggctcTCATGCtttcttcacaatccaactcagccaTATATATATTTAGCTCCAAATTATATAATATTTCAGCCTGATACTTATTGAGCTCAATTCTTTTGCTaaactaaggccctgtttggcatggctccaactccgagtagagctgctccactccagaactccaggtggagccagctccactctagaactccagaacaaaaatggggtgtttggctagatggatACTCTtaactccaaaaaagatcgatttcagtgtggattgccattgttgcccccaattcaggccccacttgtcatcctctctatccccacTAGTACATGGAGCCGGAGGCCAACTACTGTACGctacaacatcaagctctgtcGCCCAAGCCTGAGACCTCCATGGAATCCGTTGCCGTCGTAGCGGTGCCGTTCCCGGCGCAGGGCCACCTCAACGGGATGCTGCACCTGTCGCTGCAGCTCGCGTCGCGGGGGCTCCCCGTGCACTACGTGGCGCCGGGGGCGCACGTCCGCCAGGCACGCGCGCGCGTGCACGGCTGGGGCGACGACGCCCTCCGCCGCATCCGCTTCCACGAGCTCGAGGTCCCCGTCCCCGCGTatgcctccccgccgccggacccggCCGCGCCCTCGCCGTTCTCGTCCCACCTCATCCCCATGTGCGACGCCTTCgtcgcgggcgcgcgcggcccgGTCGCCAGCCTCCTCGCGAGCCTCTCCACGCGCtcccgccgcgtcgtcgtcctgtACGACCGCCTCAGCTCCTTCGccgcgcccgaggcggcgcGGATATTCCCCAACGCCGAGGCGTACTGCCTGCAGTGCGTGTCCGCGTCCTACGACGCCGCGTGGACGGACGCCGGGCAGCGGCTCCTGCGCGCGTGGGCTCGACGacggggggtgcggccggcggcggggctcgggccgacggcggtgggtgcggccggcggcggggctcgggcgggcggcggggggtgcggccggcggcgaggctagggcgggcggcggtgggggcgaccggcggcggggctccaagGCGCGGGACGGAGGGACcacgacggccggcggcgggagcgacgggcggcgctgggggtggccggcggcgggagcgacgggcggcgttgggggcggccggcggcggggctccaagGCGCAGGACGGAGGGGCCACGGGCGGCCAAGGCGCGGTGGAGACGAGTGCGTGGAGTATCGGAGGAAAATAGAACGAACCGTTTTTTctatgtaaccagtggcattggtgggtaattatccaccaactccacgaggaggttcaaaagagtggtttctggagcagcaaaagaggtgctccaaaactccacctccatttgcactacagctccatggagttggcaactccatggagttttggagttggggtgtttggctgaatttttgatggagttgctggagtttaggagtggagttgtgccaaacagggcctaaattaGAGTGCTCCCCCTCACCTTGTATCCCTGACACAGCGCCGGCGTTGTAAAACTACATGGGCTCCTGCCCTTGATCAATTGAGTTCAGTTGGGCCCACCGTTGCCACCTAAAAAAAAAGTATGCGACGTAGTTCAACAAAAATTTTGAATTGTCTCGAAAATGGGTCGAGCCCGATAATTGATTTTGTTTTCTTGGCCCAACTTGTTCTTTTCCGGATGAGCCCAAGGAGTCTTCAATGGGCTGAGCACGCGCCAAGGCCTAGAGAGAGGACGGACGTTTATGCCCGCTGTCCGATGTCGAACTTAACGGGCTAGATTGCGCCGGAAGAAGTAGcgtcgcgcgcgcgccgccgctctgtAGGGATGGCAGTGGGGCGGGTTTGATCCGAAACCTGCGGGTTTTAGACCCGATGGGTGGGGGCGGGTCTGTTTCCCACGCAGGTTTGCGGGTTCGAAACCTAAAACTGAGCGGGTTGGGGGTGGGTTATATTTCCCTCCACGGGTGACTCACGGGGTCCAAAGTGTACGTTTCGGCAAAAGAAATAGGTATAGCTCAGTCTAATAATAACTCTAAGgttctgtttgtttgagcttttgcTTTCCGAAAGCTGCCTTTTAGCTTCTCGTCTTAAAATGCTGGCTTTCTGAAAGTTGGGATCCGTTTGGCAACCCAACTTCTCGTGGTTGAAAGCTGGATGAGGACGAGCAGGGGTCGGGCGACGAGGATGAGGCGGGGCCGAGCAACAAGGATGAGGCGGGACTgggtggagggaggagggcggcgaccCGATGCAGAGCGGCGATGACCCGATGCGAAGGGAAGAAAGTGGCGGGCGACAAGGATGAGCAGGGGCGGagggaggatggcggcggctcgATGTGGTGCAGAGGGAGGACGGTAGGGGCggagggaggaaaaagaaacataCCGATTCGCAACATTACTTATGGCAGGCGAGTAAATAACACTAGAAGCTTGTTTTTCTCTGTTTTCCACCTTTCCATTATACCGTGGAAAGTCAGAGTTTTTGATCCACGATAAACTAAGCTCAAAATCTTACCGTTCGTTTGGTCTTTCGGCTCCTGAGGTCTTTCAGCTCCCGAGGACGAGAAGCTGGCTGAAACAAAACAAACAGGCCTAAGTATATCACCCTCCGCTTCTTCCCCCTCCAGTCCGTCTCCCTGCCAGTGCGCCGCACCCGCACAGCTCCCGCACGGGCGCACGGCCGCACCCCCAGATCCCCCGTCGCTGCCGC encodes the following:
- the LOC117856217 gene encoding putative cis-zeatin O-glucosyltransferase, producing the protein MEPEANYCTLQHQALSPKPETSMESVAVVAVPFPAQGHLNGMLHLSLQLASRGLPVHYVAPGAHVRQARARVHGWGDDALRRIRFHELEVPVPAYASPPPDPAAPSPFSSHLIPMCDAFVAGARGPVASLLASLSTRSRRVVVLYDRLSSFAAPEAARIFPNAEAYCLQCVSASYDAAWTDAGQRLLRAWARRRGLLVLKCWLSESWDPFGNPTSRG